A segment of the Cricetulus griseus strain 17A/GY chromosome 6, alternate assembly CriGri-PICRH-1.0, whole genome shotgun sequence genome:
TCATCATGGTAGTTCTGGTGTGGAGACCACTCGCCTGGGAAGCTGCCCTTTTGAGGGGGAGGCCAGACAGACTCCAGCATCACTGTGCTCAGGGGGGGACAACCGCTCTTTGGGGAGTCCACAGCAGCAGAACCCGAGCTCATCCACACAGGtggtattctgggctggcatcctgcAGGCCCAGATGTGTGTCCTGGacctggaggaggagctggagaaaaCCGAGGGACTCAAGGCAGAACTGAGGTGCTGCATCCCCCCACCCACCAAGGATTTCCTTAGTGATGTGGGCCTGAGCCCCAGCCTGCACAAGGAGGATGAAGACCCTGGAGATGACAGCAGTGAGCCTGAAGAGGAAAACCAGGCCTGGCCAAGGGAGCAAATGCCAGGTTCCTCCCCCGAATGGGGTGCTGAGGAGGACAGCATCTTCTTTGACAATCCCCTCTTCCTGGAGAGCCCTGTCTCAGACACCAGTACTGAAGGAGAATGCTTTTCCTGGGGTTATCCAGATTCCCACCCAGATATGAAGCCTCATAGCCCTCAAGCCCTGCATTCTTCACTCCAAGAAGACACAGGGCTCTCGGGGCCAGGAAGTGAGCTGGACTTGGGGAGCAGCACTGCTGATCACAGTGGGTGTGCCACCCCGCCATTCCCTGTGCCTTCCTATAAGCTGCACCCCTGCTTGGCCTTAGAGTCCATTGAAGGGGTTCCCATAGTACCGCCTGATCAGGAGGGTGAGGTAAGCTATCTGAGGAAGCCAGCTGAGGGCTGGACTGAGGACATGGCAGGGTTAGTGGGGGCTTCCTCAGGGGCACAGGCCCAGGACATTGTTCAGAAGGTAGAGTTTTGGGGGATTTAAGGTTAGAGAACACCAAACTGACTGGTGTGTATACAGTTGGGGAGATGACTGGTGGTAAAGTCCTTGCTGTGCCAGCTCGGGGACCtgagaacccatgtaaaagctgggtgtagCAATGGACACCTGTAACCAAACACAGAAGGGAGGAGTATGGAGACAGGGGGTTCCAGGATCCCAACAGCCAGCTGGTCTAGCCAAAACGGCAAGCCCCAGGCTTAGTAAGAGATACTCCGTCTGAAGAAATAAGGTGAAGAGCAACAGAAGACACACTAACATCAACTTCTGTCTTCTACATGTTGGATACATTGACCTGAAAGCAccacgctcacacacacagagggacagagacatggacatagacagacacacacagatgtgcctctgtacaacacacacagacgcacacatagacacagatgcacccacacacatcctCTCACACACAGATTAACTTGTCTCTTAGACTTCAGATAAAGAGAAATTTTATCAGTACAATAATATCATTTGGAACACAGATGCAATTAAGTCCAGGAGTCTCCATGTCACCAACTTCAAAGAGCTAAGACTAGATGACTGGCTTAGTGAACAGGCAGCCCCTCCCTTCATGGTGTTCCTAGACATTCTGAGATCCTCCCCTCTACCTTCCAGGCATCGCTAGCTGTCACCAAGCAGCCTAAGATGACCTTTGTCCCCAAACAGACAGCTGTCTATTTTAGGAGACTTGTCCTCTCTTTTGAGAGGTTTCAGCATCTTGTAACTTTTACTCAGGACCCTTCATTTTCCTGTTGTGCAGGGTCAGTAGACCTGTCCCTTATGACAATTGCATAGGAGCCTTGATATCAATCAGGGTTTGTCAGAAACTATGTGAGACCAGCAGGGGACagttttcccagaattctctgctTTAGAGATAAGGAGAACTCAAGATGGCAGAGAAGGCTGTGACCTTCTAATCTCTCAAAGAACAATGGGGATCAGAGGACTGCAGTCCTTTAGAGATGCCTTGTCCCAGGACTGCCCTCCAAGGCTCTAAGTCGTTAGAGGGAAGCCTGGGAACCCCGCCCAGGAGCAGGTGGGGGCCATCTGGACAATCTGTGAGGAGGGAAGGTCTTACAGGGAGTGGGGAAGGGCCTGGAATGATTTCATGGGCAAATCAAGGGTCCCCTCTTTCAGACTTCTCCGGAAGATGATCATAGCTCTGGCTCACCTAAGGCGCCCTCTGTGGATCATGAATTCATCCAGGAATCAGATAACTTTGGATTTGACCTTAGTCCTGCCACCACACATCCTGTGCAGCCTTGGGCAAGTTTCTTTCTGTGTGCCTTACCTTCCCACCTGTGAAGAATTCTGACCTCACTGGTTTCCAGAGCCCCTGTGGTGTGGTGCCTCTCCCATCCAGTTCCTCTTCTGAACTGAGAACCCAGACTTGTtgtccatgggttctgggaaggGAAGGTCTTCCATGTGGTCTTGACATCATTCATTTTAACTCTTTCCATTCATTCTCTCTATTTATTTCTCTTGCCTCCAGGGCTCACAGACACCACAGAGCCTCTTGGATCTGGCTCCACCCAGATCCAAGGATCTGCAGACAGAAGATCCTTCCCGGCCCCAGGAGCCTCTTACCTCCCAGAATGGAGGTGAGATCCAGTGTGGGGACCTGGGAAACTGAGTGGTGTGAGGCTTTGGGAGTCAGTGGGGACAGAAGTTTTTGTTGGATTCATTGTACTGTGTTGGAGCCAGACATGCTTAGGATTAATTCTTCTGTGCCTTCATAGATAAAATGAGCTTTCCAATGCTTATAGAATAAAGAGCTATACACAAGACACAGCATATTTCATGTCTGGGTCTTAGTGGCTCAGCAAAAGTCTTGAACCCTGCGCTGTATGGGGACGGGAGTCCTGGAAGCTGCCACCAGATAGATAGGGAGAGATCACTGTCTACAGCAGAATGGGACATCCTGCCCTGTTCCAGGGAGGTGCCCAAGAGGAGGGCTGGAGGCAGCAGCCAGCTGCTTTCCTGTCTCCAGCCCTGAGTGTGCTCATTCCCGCCATTCCTCAGGTGAGAAGGATGCTGGCTGCTTCCAGGAGCCTGTGCCCTGCACCTTGGCCCCCTGCGGGAGCCAAACCTCTTCACTGGAGCCCAGCAGGCCCAGCCCAGTGTCTTCGCAGAAAGGCAGTCCACAAATCGAGCTCCACAGCCCCAAGTGGCCACAAGATGCTTCATACCCTTTGCTCCCGGAGAAGGATGAATCAAAGTTAAGTTCCCTGAAGatagaggagacagaggaagccCCAAACCTAAGGCAGGAGGCAGAATGTGAAGATCCAGCCAGGACTGAGGGAGATTCAGCTGCCAGATACCATGTTCGCTTGACTTCTGCTGAAGGGTGAGTCTCAGGCCAGCTGGCTACGGGGTTCTTAATTGTCTTGTGCTAAGAATACCCTGGTTTGAGTGGAGCATGAGAAGTGCCCATTGGATTTCATGTGCTAATGCTTACTTCAGTCTCCATGACCACATTGCATGGATTATATAGGACAACATGAGTACACTTTCAGAGGCCTGGAATTTTCCAAAGCACCTTGAACAGGCTGTTACAAAGACTCAAATATACAGAAGCAGAATCTTTAGTGTCCCCACCtagacaccaggaaaggaagaagtctggGGGACCTGACTGCAGCCCTGAAGGCTTGGAGGTTTGTAGGTATGAGCTAGCGAGTAGGGATTACAGATTGCTTTTGAACTTGATGTTCAATGGGAGAAATCACTAATGTATCTAGGCCCAGGTGCTGCCTGGGATTTACACAAGGGGAGACTTGACTGGGACTGGGATACTATAGCAGGAATTGTGCAACCTCAGAACTGTGGCCGTAGGTAGGAACGGGTCCACAAGGAAGCCTGCTGAGGTGACTGCCTGCCTCAGTATACTGCCTCAAGGCTTTCTGAGTCTACATGGGGAAAGGGTTTTTCTTCTGGGTGGCTAAATAGGGGTCATGTTAAAGAAACTTACAGAAGCCAGCTGGGGATAAGACCATGAACCTAATAGTGTGGCAACCACAGGGTGAACCCTGCTCCCATTCAGCAATAGAATGTCAGTTGGTGTCACAATCAAAGCAACCATCTTTTTCATGAGTCTGGAAGCCTTGTTGGCCTGGAGCCTCTTGGATGCTGGGTAACCACGGAAGGCTTGGAATCTGAAAAGGGGATGCTCATTGTCCGAAGATGAAAGCAAATCCAACCCCAGCCCAAAGCAAGTCAGTTCATCTAAAATGACAACctttcagagaaaatgaaagaaaaactgttATAACTTGGATTTTACCTGGGTAAATAACACCAGATCCCATATAAATAAGTGCTACATTTAACGGTATGTAGAGATTTTGATTTCCTTGGCCTCACTCATTTATACTTGACTTTCATAgcatgaagacattttaaaaatacagctttATGGGGCTATACCTCATAGATCATATGATCCAGTGGTTTAACATATATAATTCCACATTATATAGTATTTTCCCCCCAATATGCCTTCCTATCTAGACATAGTTTTAACAACAATACTATTGACCATTTGTTAGACCATATTTAAGGCTTCCTCAACTGGGTTACTATATGATGCTCTTTAGAAGATGTGACGATTGCCcagctatttttatattttctcatcTTCAGCCGCTCAGCAGACTGGCCCTTCCCCACCACCAGTGGTTTTCCTTGTGATTTCTACAGAATTCCAGCACTACTTCCATGGACTTCCTGAAATCCCAGTGTTTTGAAATTTCACTTTTCAGTGACTCTTAGTTGTATTTATGCTCTGTATGTATTTACGTTGTATTTATTACTGAGGGATGGGATGTTTAGGAAGCAAGGAGTTACCAGCAGAGCCCCCACCCACTGACCCACTCATTGGTGTGAAGGAGGCTGTTGAATGAATTCCAATGATCAGCCATTTCCCAGTGACTGTTTCAAGTTAGCCTATCTGTTCTACTCCCTAGTTGGAGACTTAGATCATGAATATGTAAATTTCTACAATACCTGACATCTGGTTGTAAGGTTTCAGGGAAACAGGTAGGACTGGGATTGAGAATCCTAGTTTTAGGTGTTCTCTGTGGTGTGGCTTGCCTGGGTCTGTTTATGCCTATCATGTAGGTCATATGGTAAGAGCTGTCAGGCAGGAGAAGGGATACATCAGAAACCTCCTCTTACTCCTCCAGTTTTTGCCATTCCTAAAGCTAGACTGATTCCCTGTTCTCAACCTGACCCTCATACCTTACATCCTCTATGGCTCCAGAACTAAGAGTTGGGTGTGGGACTGAGGCTGGGGCATAGAGGCATGAGGATGGCTGCAGAGAGGGAAATAAGCCTACCTGTCTAAGGTAGGGCTACtactgctgcaatgaaacaccataaccaaagaaacttggggaggaaagcatttattcagcttacacttctacagcactgttcatcatgaaggaagtcaggacaggaacaggGCAGAATTCTAGAGGCAGGggctgatacagaagccatggagggatgctgcttactggcttgcttccatggctttgctcagcctgctttcttatagaacctaggaccaccagtccagggatggcatcacccatcatgggctgggccctcccttatcaatcactaattaagaaaatgccttataactGCATCTTAccgaggcattttctcaattgaggttccctcctttccaatgattctagcttgtgtcaagttgacataaactagccagGACACTACCTCATCATGTGTGGACAACCCACCACTGAGGTCCTCAAAGGGCTCCACCTGCCACTCAAGATGGGATAAGCTTGAAACATCTTTGTGGCTTAATCTGGGGAAACATGGTACCAGGTTGGCTCCATGGGTCTTGTTTCAATACCTCTTCTATGAGATCTCCTGGTCCCAGCACAGCCCGACTTCGACCCCGTCTCTCCATGCTGAGGGCTTGGGTTCAGCTTTTCCAGACCCCACCATTCAAGGCCTAAGAGCTGTAGTTCTAACGCTGTGCTCTGGCCACTTCTTCCCATGGCCTTGGAGGACACTtgacatgcatgtgcacacaagtatGAGTCTGAGGACACCAATGAATTTTTCTAGGCTTCCTGGGAGCCCCAAGGCCCAAGCTCAATTTCCAGAGGAAGGCTGGAGGCCATCATCTAGAGACAAGTTGGCTAATAACAACAGAAATGACAAGGGGGCCTGGGACCTAGCCTTGCGTCTCTATCACCTGGATGGTTTCCGGAAGTCTGAAGTGGCCTCCCACCTACGCAAGAAGTAAGGAGCTTTTGAGACACAAGGGTAAGGCAGTACAGGAGAGAACTCCCCATAGGCTCCTTCCCatgccatccccacccccactcttgGCCAGCTCTGCTTCTTCTCAGCCTCACTTGCAATTCCTGACTTCTCCCTTTGCCTGTCCCCGATTCCACATGGCCTATCACAGGTGACATTGACCAAAGTAGCAAGAGCAGGCTCCCTTGGGACCTGGCACCTAGCatggttatattttcttttatttggctCTTGCCGCCCTGGGTTCTTTCTGTGCCTACAGCTCAGCCTGATCCCCAGAATCAACTTTATCTCCATTGCCCTCTACAGCAATGACTTCAGCAGGGCTGTGGCTGAGGCATACTTGTCCTTCTTCCATTTCGAAGGCCAGAGCCTGGACCGAGCCCTCCGGTAAGGCCTTCTGGCCctcagaggaagcaggagttGGGTGTGTGGGGTGGTTGGGGACAGCTGCAGGGCAGTGGTCCCAAGCTCCCGGGGATGTGGCTCTGCTTAATCCTGACTTTTTTGGGCAGGGGGTTTCTCCAGGCCCTGGTGCTCAGTGGAGAGACTCAGGAACGGGAACGAATTCTCTACCAGTTTTCCAAACGCTTCCATTACTGCAATCCTGGGGCCTTCCCCTCAGTAGGTATGGAGGGTGGGCCCAGGGGTGGGGCAGAAGGACTTTGGGGTGGCATAAAAATAACCCTATTTACTTGGGGTTCATTGGTCAGCAGCTGCTGGAGTGTGTTGGGGCTATAGAGAAATGGGAGGAGTCACCCTTAGTGTGGGCAGAAGCCACAAAAGTCAGATTCCAATGAACCTTGTGCTTGGCCTCTCTTGGGGACAGATTCTATACACACTTTGACTTGTGCCATCATGCTTCTTAACACAGACCTGCATGGACAGGTAAGGAGGGGAGAGCATCTAGAGAGCTGATGTGGGGGTCTGTGGCATGGTGAGGAGGGGAAGAATGGACCAAAGGCTGGGAATATGGCAGGGCAGGGCCTTGGAGTTCCCCAGTGACCACCTAGGGGTATATTCCATCAGGGTGGGATGTTCAAACTGTCTCGCTTCTCCATGGCCACAGAACATTGGAAAGAGCATGAGCTGCCAGGAATTCATAACCAACCTGAATGGGCTGCAGGATGGCAGGAACTTCCCCAAGGAGCTGCTGAAGGTAAGGCGCCTTCCAAAGCCAGGACCCTCCCTGCTTCTTGGTCTGCAGCctggaactctagttccaagagGAAAGTAGAGCTCAGACATGGCTTGGAGGAGAGGTCCTTATGAGGACAAGGGTTGCCTGTGTGTCCCTGTCTGGGAGTGCTGGTGATGTCTTGGGATTTGACAGCTGTGCAAATTGACATCCCTGGACGTACAGAATCATACTTTATGCATCTGAAAATGTTCTGTTACCTTCTCAGGGGATTGTTACCCCTTTGAAGTCTGCAAGTGCAGGAGTACTGAACGAATTTATGAGACACAAAGTTCCACGTAAGGCAAATCCTGGTCTCaggtttgggagctgggtgatctTAGTTTGAATTATGTCTTGAGTTCTGCCCCTTGGTCAACTCAAGCTGCTTCTGGGAGAAATGATCATCTCACAATGTTATTACCAAGATCAAAGCTGTCAAGTGTCATGCACTATGCCTGGCTcacacacacttcatacacaATTGGACCGCTGGCTTTTTCATCTACTTAGTGgtcatttattgaacattttctgTGTACTAAGTACCTTGCCAGGAACATCAAGGACTGTAAAAGCAAGCCTATGAATTACTTCCAAGTTCTAACCCAGCATCATTCATTCATCTACCAATTATGCATTGTGTGAGTGTTGTTCAGTCAAGTTCCTTCTCTATCAGATACCCCTGGACAGGATAGTGTGTGAGTGAGTCATATTCTCTCTCAAAAGACTAGTTTAGAATTTACTAAGTGCAGGGCAGAGCCTTGGCTACTTTGATATCTTTATGTCTCCAGTATCCAGCACAGGAATGGAAGGGTGGACAGATGGATAAATGGGTCATGAATGCTTGCCTGCTCAGGAGAAGGGCAACTATGATGGGAGTAGAGGGACAAGGTGTTACCTATACCCATAGATGTCTGCCAACAAAATGAACGTAGGTACCACAGACCCTCCATTCATCTGTATGCTTCTATTCCAGGCCCTCTACTGGTCCATCCGAAGTGAGAAACTTGAGTGGGCTGTGTAAGTGAGCACTCCTCTTTCCCTGGGCTTCTTGCGCTGCATCCCTGCCTCTGAGCCTGTCTCCCCACTGTTGCCCACCTGAGAACTGGAGAAGTTCGGGGGCCTACACAGTTCTCCTGAGTGGGGTAATGCCAGAGGCAGAAGACTAGGCCAGGTGGGGTACAGAGGAACTTGGGAAATACTGGAGAAGCCAGAGCTGGTGAAGGTACAGCAGTGTTTCCAGGGGTTTCCAGCTTTTAATGAGATTTTCTtcgtcttcttcgtcttcttcatCGTCTTcatcgtcttcttcttcttcttctccttcttctccttcttcttcttcttcttcttcttcttcttcttcttcttcttcttcttcttcttcttcttcttcttcgtcttcttcttcttcgtcttcttctgttttttgtttttcgaga
Coding sequences within it:
- the Psd4 gene encoding PH and SEC7 domain-containing protein 4; protein product: MMGDNRPSDHLRPMEFLNIHLEDNLQPRPGTHPNKIHGHPGPSEPSQEHSWPFDPPESTRTDAHHGSSGVETTRLGSCPFEGEARQTPASLCSGGDNRSLGSPQQQNPSSSTQVVFWAGILQAQMCVLDLEEELEKTEGLKAELRCCIPPPTKDFLSDVGLSPSLHKEDEDPGDDSSEPEEENQAWPREQMPGSSPEWGAEEDSIFFDNPLFLESPVSDTSTEGECFSWGYPDSHPDMKPHSPQALHSSLQEDTGLSGPGSELDLGSSTADHSGCATPPFPVPSYKLHPCLALESIEGVPIVPPDQEGETSPEDDHSSGSPKAPSVDHEFIQESDNFGFDLSPATTHPVQPWGSQTPQSLLDLAPPRSKDLQTEDPSRPQEPLTSQNGGEKDAGCFQEPVPCTLAPCGSQTSSLEPSRPSPVSSQKGSPQIELHSPKWPQDASYPLLPEKDESKLSSLKIEETEEAPNLRQEAECEDPARTEGDSAARYHVRLTSAEGLPGSPKAQAQFPEEGWRPSSRDKLANNNRNDKGAWDLALRLYHLDGFRKSEVASHLRKNNDFSRAVAEAYLSFFHFEGQSLDRALRGFLQALVLSGETQERERILYQFSKRFHYCNPGAFPSVDSIHTLTCAIMLLNTDLHGQNIGKSMSCQEFITNLNGLQDGRNFPKELLKALYWSIRSEKLEWAVDEEDAARPEKDQPSPSAGKISSPFLQMAQDPTVPTYKQGILARKMHHDADGKKTPWGKRGWKMFHTLLRGMVLYFLKGEDPWLDGQSLVGNLVDEPVGVHHSLASPATHYTKRPYVFQLRTADWRLYLFQAPTAKEMASWIARINLAAATHSAPPFPAAVGSQRRFVRPILPMSPAQSSLEEQHRSHENCLDAASDDLLDLQRNLPERRGRSRELEEYRLRKEYLEHEKTRYETYVQLLVSRLHFPLGDLALWEDQLGREAEGTPELKPSLKKSHSSPSLHQEEAPTTAKVKRNISERRTYRKIIPKRNRNQL